The Mytilus trossulus isolate FHL-02 chromosome 3, PNRI_Mtr1.1.1.hap1, whole genome shotgun sequence genome contains a region encoding:
- the LOC134709765 gene encoding mannan endo-1,4-beta-mannosidase, which produces MLLTALAVLFALTGCQARLSVSGTNLNYNGHHIFLSGANQAWVNYARDFGHNQYSKGKSTFESTLSDIQSHGGNSVRVWLHIEGESTPEFDNNGYVTGIDNTLISDMRAYLQAAQRHNILIFFTLWNGAVKQSTHYRLNGLIVDTRKLQSYIDHALKPMANALKNEKALGGWDIMNEPEGEIKPGESSSEPCFDTRHLSGSGAGWVGHLYSAQEIGRFVNWQAAAIKEVDPGAMVTVGSWNMKADTDAMGFHNLYSDHCLVKAGGKQSGTLSFYQVHTYDWQNHFGNESPFKHSFSNFRLKKPMVIGEFNQEHGAGMSSESMFEWAYTKGYSGAWTWSRTDVSWNNQLRGIQHLKSRTDHGQVHFGL; this is translated from the exons ATGCTGTTGACTGCCTTAGCTGTACTATTTGCATTAACAG GATGTCAAGCCAGACTGAGTGTGAGTGGGACCAATCTAAATTACAACGGACATCACATATTTCTATCTGGTGCCAATCAAGCGTGGGTCAACTATGCACGCGACTTTGGCCATAACCAATACAGCAAAGGAAAATCAACTTTTGAATCAACACTGAGTGACATACAGAGCCATGGTGGAAATTCTGTCA gAGTGTGGCTGCATATTGAAGGGGAATCAACACCCGAGTTTGACAACAATGGATACGTAACTGGTATAGACAATACATTGATCAGTGACATGAGGGCTTATCTTCAGGCTGCCCAGAGACATAATATTTTAATCTTCTTTACTCTCTGGAACGGTGCCGTAAAACAGAGTACACATTATCGTCTAAATGGACTCATTGTTGATACACGAAAACTTCAGTCATACATAGACCATGCTCTCAAACCAATGGCTAAcgctttgaaaaatgaaaaggcCCTGGGAGGATGGGATATAATGAATGAACCCGAGGGTGAAATTAAACCAGGCGAAAGCAGTTCCGAGCCTTGTTTTGACACAAGACATTTATCAGGATCTGGTGCAGGATGGGTTGGACATTTATATAGTGCTCAGGAGATCGGCAG ATTTGTGAACTGGCAAGCAGCAGCTATCAAGGAGGTTGACCCAGGAGCAATGGTTACAGTTGGATCATGGAACATGAAAGCTGACACTGATGCCATGGGATTTCATAACTTGTATAGTGATCACTGTCTTGTCAAAGCAGGAGGAAAGCAAAGC GGCACTCTGTCGTTTTATCAAGTTCATACCTACGACTGGCAAAATCATTTTGGGAATGAATCTCCTTTCAAA CATTCATTTTCCAACTTCCGACTTAAAAAGCCTATGGTAATTGGCGAATTCAATCAAGAACACGGTGCTGGTATGTCGAGTGAATCCATGTTTGAATGGGCATATACAAAAGGTTATTCCGGTGCCTGGACTTGGAGCAGGACTGATGTCAGCTGGAATAATCAACTACGCGGAATACAGCATCTGAAATCTAGAACTGaccacggacaagttcattttgGTCTTTAA